In one window of Pseudodesulfovibrio sp. JC047 DNA:
- a CDS encoding DUF3343 domain-containing protein codes for MFGTQNEQRADRGLLVFENTSEVIRAERILQGNGWDIKVMGPPPEIQTGCDLVIEFPLIEGLNILRSLEEKSASPLDVVPVTGPLLAPVDLYQVKDFGEYLMVRAANMKLTVEKSTRKIVNISGGGCPDVPYLAVHMIGHTLDDAPAPREIGHTLCGYALDLAYQEVRRLCSQ; via the coding sequence ATGTTTGGTACACAGAACGAGCAACGCGCTGATCGCGGGTTGCTCGTTTTTGAGAATACCAGCGAAGTGATTCGGGCTGAGCGTATCCTTCAGGGGAATGGGTGGGATATCAAGGTCATGGGACCGCCCCCGGAGATTCAAACCGGCTGTGATCTGGTCATCGAATTTCCGCTCATCGAGGGGCTGAATATCCTTCGGAGTCTGGAAGAGAAGAGTGCTTCGCCATTGGATGTTGTGCCGGTCACTGGCCCGTTGCTCGCTCCGGTTGATCTGTATCAGGTCAAGGATTTTGGTGAATACCTGATGGTTCGTGCGGCCAACATGAAATTGACGGTCGAGAAGTCCACCCGAAAAATAGTCAATATTTCTGGCGGAGGCTGTCCCGATGTACCGTATTTGGCGGTCCACATGATCGGGCATACATTGGACGACGCGCCCGCGCCCCGTGAAATTGGTCATACCTTGTGCGGTTATGCACTTGATTTGGCGTATCAGGAAGTGAGGCGTTTATGCTCGCAATAG
- a CDS encoding sulfurtransferase TusA family protein encodes MNEVVDARGLSCPQPVLVMLQKIDAMGSGAVDILVDTETSMENVSRAAGSKGWAVNVVAESDEEYRIELSKG; translated from the coding sequence ATGAATGAAGTCGTAGATGCGCGCGGTCTGTCGTGTCCGCAGCCTGTATTGGTTATGTTGCAAAAAATAGACGCCATGGGATCAGGTGCCGTCGATATCTTGGTGGATACCGAGACATCCATGGAAAATGTGTCACGCGCCGCTGGTTCCAAGGGATGGGCCGTGAATGTGGTTGCCGAGTCGGACGAGGAATATCGGATCGAATTATCCAAGGGGTAA
- the yedE gene encoding YedE family putative selenium transporter: MGIICVGLIIGVFASLLQYLGNPGNMGICVACFERDIAGAIGMHRAGVVQYMRPEIIGFVLGAMIAAFAAKDFRPRAGSAPLVRFFLGIFAMIGALVFLGCPWRALLRLAGGDLNAIIGLLGLFVGIGIGTFFFKQGYSLGRSHKTYTSAGLLMPLFMLGLLVLAVVYPQITGEAKSGVLFYSLKGPGANHAPLLISLGVGLLVGILAQRSRFCTMGAIRDLLLFKQIHLLTGLIALLIAAFVVNLVLGQFNMGFAGQPVAHTQALWNFMGMVLAGLCFALAGGCPGRQLFMAGEGDGDAAVFVFGMIVGAAFAHNFGLASSPKGVGPHGIAAVFIGLAVCLLIGFTMRKKA, encoded by the coding sequence ATGGGGATCATCTGCGTTGGGTTGATTATTGGGGTATTTGCGTCTTTGCTGCAATACTTGGGGAATCCCGGCAACATGGGTATTTGTGTGGCCTGTTTCGAGCGGGATATCGCAGGAGCCATCGGTATGCATCGGGCCGGGGTCGTGCAATATATGCGGCCTGAAATTATCGGTTTTGTGTTGGGTGCCATGATTGCGGCCTTTGCGGCCAAGGATTTTCGGCCTCGGGCTGGATCGGCACCCCTGGTCCGTTTTTTCTTGGGCATTTTTGCCATGATCGGTGCGCTGGTCTTTCTCGGTTGCCCGTGGCGCGCCTTGTTGCGGCTGGCTGGTGGTGATCTGAATGCGATTATCGGATTGCTCGGCTTGTTTGTTGGTATCGGTATTGGAACCTTCTTTTTCAAGCAGGGATATTCGTTGGGCCGGAGTCACAAAACATACACCTCCGCCGGACTGCTCATGCCGTTGTTTATGCTCGGGTTGCTCGTCTTGGCCGTGGTGTATCCGCAGATTACAGGTGAAGCCAAGTCCGGTGTGCTATTTTATAGTCTCAAAGGCCCCGGTGCCAACCATGCTCCATTATTGATTTCTTTGGGTGTTGGTTTGCTGGTGGGCATTTTGGCGCAGCGGAGCCGGTTCTGCACCATGGGAGCGATTCGGGATCTGTTGCTTTTCAAACAGATTCATTTGCTGACTGGCCTGATTGCGTTGTTGATCGCCGCTTTTGTCGTGAATCTTGTCCTTGGACAATTCAACATGGGATTTGCGGGACAGCCCGTGGCACATACCCAGGCCCTGTGGAATTTCATGGGCATGGTTTTGGCCGGTCTGTGTTTTGCCCTGGCAGGCGGTTGTCCCGGACGCCAGTTGTTCATGGCCGGTGAAGGGGATGGCGATGCCGCTGTTTTCGTTTTCGGCATGATTGTCGGCGCGGCATTTGCCCACAATTTCGGTTTGGCCAGTTCCCCCAAAGGGGTTGGTCCTCATGGCATTGCCGCTGTTTTCATCGGATTGGCCGTGTGTTTGTTGATCGGTTTTACCATGCGCAAAAAGGCGTAA
- a CDS encoding arsenate reductase ArsC, with product MNILFLCTGNSCRSQMAEGWARHLKKNSLNAYSAGVETHGINPHAVTVMAEVGIDISHHTSKLVQDLPKEIEFDLVVTVCGHAHEHCPYFPGRSKIMHVGFDDPPTLANDLTDTNEILDIYRRVRDEIGTFVKSLPKVTLSDS from the coding sequence ATGAATATCCTTTTCCTTTGCACGGGCAATTCGTGTCGGAGCCAAATGGCCGAAGGGTGGGCACGACATCTGAAAAAAAACTCGCTGAATGCGTATTCAGCCGGGGTTGAAACCCACGGTATCAACCCCCATGCGGTCACTGTCATGGCCGAAGTCGGCATAGATATTTCCCATCACACCTCAAAGCTGGTTCAGGATCTCCCCAAGGAGATCGAATTCGACCTCGTTGTCACGGTCTGTGGGCACGCTCATGAGCATTGTCCGTATTTCCCCGGGCGCTCGAAAATCATGCATGTCGGTTTTGATGATCCGCCGACCCTCGCCAACGACCTGACTGACACGAACGAAATTCTGGATATCTACCGCCGAGTCAGGGACGAAATCGGCACATTTGTGAAATCTCTCCCCAAAGTCACTCTCTCTGATTCATAA
- a CDS encoding anion permease: MHRIVQFSPVIVTILMALLPIPEGLSPEAWYYLSIFVGVVVGLIVEPVPAALVGLAGVTVVALLGLVDPSPTASRAWALSGFSNSVIWLIFAAFMFALGYQKTGLGKRISLILIKYLGKNTLGLGYAIACADGILSPFMPSNTARSAGTIYPVVSNIPPMFNSTPDHDPRKIGAYLKWVGIASTCVTSSMFLTALAPNLLAVDIIHKATGLHISWGEWASVMLPAMIPLFLLTPWLAYIIYPPTQKKSPEAPHWAASELTRMGPITRKELMMLGYALLALTLWIFGKRVGVDSTMAAILVLTLMVLTRIISWEDVITNKSAWNVLVWFATLVAMASGLDKTGILQWLGALVATDLQGLPPATVALMLVILFFVLHYFFASTTAHTTALLPLVLAIAAPLMPALMLQKLALMLAASLGLMGIITPYATGPAPIWYGSGFISQARWWGLGAIFGAIYLGTMAVLTSIYI, from the coding sequence ATGCATCGAATCGTCCAGTTCTCCCCGGTTATCGTCACAATTCTCATGGCTCTTCTTCCAATCCCCGAAGGGCTTTCACCCGAAGCGTGGTATTATCTCTCCATCTTTGTCGGGGTCGTGGTCGGCCTGATCGTCGAACCCGTTCCCGCGGCCTTGGTTGGACTGGCTGGAGTGACTGTTGTCGCCCTTCTCGGTCTGGTCGATCCAAGCCCGACAGCCAGTCGAGCCTGGGCCTTGTCCGGTTTTTCGAACAGCGTCATCTGGCTCATATTCGCCGCATTCATGTTCGCACTGGGGTATCAAAAGACCGGCCTTGGCAAACGAATCAGTCTCATCCTCATCAAATATCTCGGAAAAAACACGTTGGGCTTGGGCTACGCCATTGCCTGTGCCGATGGAATTCTCTCACCCTTCATGCCATCCAACACCGCCCGAAGTGCCGGGACCATTTATCCGGTCGTCAGCAACATTCCACCCATGTTCAACTCCACCCCGGACCATGACCCACGCAAAATTGGTGCGTATCTCAAATGGGTCGGCATTGCCTCGACCTGTGTGACCAGCTCCATGTTTCTGACCGCGCTGGCACCGAATCTGCTCGCCGTGGACATCATTCACAAAGCCACCGGGCTGCACATCAGTTGGGGAGAATGGGCCTCTGTCATGCTTCCTGCCATGATCCCGCTCTTTCTGCTCACCCCATGGCTTGCCTATATTATCTATCCGCCCACCCAAAAGAAATCACCCGAAGCCCCTCACTGGGCCGCATCCGAACTCACACGCATGGGACCAATCACTCGCAAGGAACTCATGATGCTCGGATATGCACTCCTGGCCCTGACTCTTTGGATTTTCGGGAAAAGAGTCGGCGTGGATTCGACCATGGCCGCCATCCTCGTCCTTACGCTCATGGTCCTGACCCGTATCATTTCCTGGGAAGACGTCATCACCAACAAAAGTGCCTGGAATGTTCTGGTCTGGTTTGCCACGCTGGTCGCCATGGCCTCCGGTCTCGACAAAACCGGCATCCTGCAATGGCTCGGTGCCCTTGTAGCCACCGATCTCCAAGGACTTCCCCCGGCAACAGTCGCCCTGATGCTGGTCATCCTCTTTTTCGTCCTGCACTATTTCTTTGCCAGCACCACGGCCCATACCACGGCCCTGCTTCCATTGGTTCTCGCCATTGCCGCACCGCTCATGCCAGCACTCATGTTGCAAAAACTCGCCCTCATGCTCGCGGCCTCACTCGGCCTCATGGGCATCATCACCCCCTATGCCACAGGTCCCGCGCCCATCTGGTACGGGTCCGGCTTTATCAGTCAGGCCAGGTGGTGGGGACTCGGCGCGATTTTCGGCGCCATCTACTTGGGAACTATGGCTGTTCTCACCAGCATTTACATCTAA
- a CDS encoding Na+/H+ antiporter NhaC family protein, translating to MNQHIPPRGSALLPLLFFLVLFIGTGAYLSAQGVSMAFYQLSAAVAILPAIAIALAMGKDKLDSKINIFLKGVGDINIVTMCIIYLLAGGFASVAKAIGGVDATVNLGLTFIPPELVLPGLFTIAAFVATAMGTSMGTIAAIAPIAAGVAQQTDISSAVLMGTIVGGAMFGDNLSMISDTTIAATRTQGCAMSDKFKMNIRIVLPAAIVTLILLGLFGSSGGVTHVSDWQFIRVVPYLVILGLAVAGVNVFVVLASGIVLAGAVGLFIMPDYSLLTFSKDIFSGFTGMHEILVLSMLVGGLGELIRYNGGLQWLLEKINALAVKAGRGNKRRSGEFGIAALVSLADACTANNTVAIILTGRLAKEIANDTGVDPRRSASLLDIFSCIVQGITPYAAQVLLAGSIAGISPVAVVTSNWYCFVLAAISIVAIFTGWPQLKKK from the coding sequence ATGAACCAACACATCCCACCTCGCGGGAGCGCATTGCTTCCACTCCTCTTCTTTCTCGTCCTGTTTATCGGCACCGGGGCTTACCTCTCTGCACAAGGTGTCAGCATGGCCTTCTATCAGCTCTCGGCTGCCGTAGCGATTCTCCCGGCTATCGCCATTGCCCTGGCCATGGGCAAAGACAAACTTGACAGCAAAATAAACATTTTCCTCAAAGGTGTCGGTGACATCAACATCGTCACCATGTGCATCATCTATCTGCTCGCTGGCGGATTCGCCTCTGTGGCCAAGGCCATTGGCGGCGTCGATGCCACGGTCAATCTCGGTCTGACTTTCATCCCCCCCGAGCTTGTCTTACCCGGGCTTTTCACCATCGCCGCATTCGTTGCCACCGCCATGGGAACATCCATGGGAACCATCGCTGCCATCGCGCCCATCGCCGCCGGTGTCGCCCAGCAAACAGATATTTCCAGCGCGGTTCTCATGGGGACCATCGTCGGTGGTGCCATGTTCGGTGACAACCTTTCCATGATCTCGGACACGACCATCGCCGCCACCCGCACCCAGGGATGTGCCATGAGCGACAAGTTCAAGATGAACATTCGCATCGTCCTGCCCGCTGCCATCGTCACCCTCATTCTGCTCGGTCTGTTCGGTTCATCCGGCGGGGTCACCCACGTTTCCGACTGGCAGTTCATTCGCGTCGTTCCCTATCTGGTCATTCTCGGACTCGCCGTGGCCGGGGTGAATGTTTTTGTCGTCCTCGCATCCGGCATCGTTCTGGCCGGAGCTGTCGGACTCTTCATCATGCCCGACTATTCCCTGCTCACCTTTTCCAAAGACATCTTCAGCGGTTTCACCGGAATGCACGAGATTCTCGTTCTCTCCATGCTTGTTGGTGGACTCGGCGAATTGATCCGCTACAACGGCGGGCTGCAATGGTTGCTCGAAAAAATCAACGCCCTTGCCGTCAAAGCCGGACGCGGCAACAAACGTCGGTCCGGAGAATTCGGCATCGCCGCCCTCGTCTCCCTGGCTGATGCCTGCACCGCCAACAACACCGTTGCCATCATCCTCACCGGCCGACTCGCCAAGGAAATCGCCAATGATACCGGCGTCGATCCCCGTCGAAGTGCCAGTTTGCTCGATATCTTCTCCTGCATCGTCCAGGGTATAACCCCCTATGCAGCACAAGTGCTTCTCGCCGGGTCCATCGCAGGGATCTCCCCCGTCGCCGTCGTCACCAGCAACTGGTACTGCTTCGTCCTCGCCGCTATCTCCATCGTCGCCATCTTCACCGGCTGGCCTCAGTTGAAAAAGAAATAA
- a CDS encoding response regulator yields the protein MAEKVLLIDDEVEFLETLSERMKLRGMDVSTAETAGNAVTALDSNEYDAIVLDLQMPDMNGIDMLKVIKKSHPEMQVILLTGQATLEAGIQAMKLGAMDFMEKPADIESLTEKIRKAQAKKMVIVEKKTADKVHDILQTRGW from the coding sequence ATGGCTGAAAAAGTATTGCTTATCGATGACGAAGTTGAGTTTTTGGAAACATTGTCCGAACGGATGAAGCTGCGTGGCATGGATGTGTCCACCGCCGAAACAGCCGGAAATGCCGTGACCGCTTTGGATTCCAACGAATACGATGCGATTGTTCTTGATCTGCAAATGCCCGATATGAATGGCATTGATATGCTGAAAGTTATCAAGAAAAGCCACCCGGAAATGCAAGTGATTTTGCTCACTGGCCAGGCCACTCTTGAAGCCGGTATTCAGGCCATGAAGCTCGGTGCCATGGATTTCATGGAAAAGCCCGCTGACATCGAATCACTCACTGAAAAAATCCGCAAGGCCCAAGCCAAGAAGATGGTTATCGTGGAAAAGAAAACCGCTGACAAGGTTCACGATATCCTTCAAACTCGCGGATGGTAA
- a CDS encoding HAMP domain-containing histidine kinase has translation MTQTLDTREGLQFFGRVSASVSHEIKNVFAVINEAAGLIEDLTVMAERGIPLQPDRLKGVANSIQGQIRRGDTIIKNMNAFAHSTDETVREVNFVEILDLTRALAARLADMRQIRLILGDCEPVSQLANPFDLMQLLHSSILAAIDSMDADDTLVLSVKPVNGGASFSLSVPGKDAPLKNDHVFSSTLQTMNVTVTVDENLRTTELFLPAQDATD, from the coding sequence ATGACACAGACTCTCGATACCCGCGAAGGACTGCAATTTTTCGGCCGCGTCAGTGCGTCGGTTTCGCACGAAATCAAGAACGTTTTTGCCGTTATCAACGAAGCGGCCGGATTGATCGAGGACTTGACGGTGATGGCAGAACGCGGCATTCCACTTCAGCCGGATCGGTTGAAAGGGGTCGCCAACTCCATTCAGGGCCAGATCCGACGCGGCGATACAATTATCAAGAACATGAACGCCTTTGCGCATTCAACGGATGAGACTGTCCGCGAAGTGAATTTCGTGGAGATTCTCGATTTGACCAGAGCACTGGCTGCCCGCCTTGCCGATATGCGACAGATCAGGCTGATACTCGGAGACTGTGAACCAGTTTCCCAGTTGGCCAACCCTTTTGATCTGATGCAGTTGCTGCATTCCTCGATTCTCGCGGCAATCGACTCCATGGACGCTGACGATACCCTGGTTTTGAGTGTGAAACCCGTAAATGGTGGAGCATCGTTCTCCCTTTCCGTCCCCGGAAAGGATGCACCGCTGAAGAATGACCATGTGTTTTCATCGACGCTTCAGACCATGAACGTCACCGTGACGGTCGATGAAAATCTGCGAACTACCGAGCTGTTCCTTCCAGCTCAGGACGCAACCGACTAA
- a CDS encoding response regulator, producing the protein MKVLLVDDEVELVSAMAERLGFRDIDADWTDNGEEALKMAASTEYAVAVLDMKMPKMSGLDLMELLAKDHPTMKYVFLSGHGSETDFKAGCAAGCSYLIKPIQIEDLVAKIQEAQG; encoded by the coding sequence ATGAAAGTATTGTTGGTTGACGATGAGGTGGAACTTGTTTCCGCCATGGCAGAACGACTCGGGTTTCGCGATATAGACGCGGATTGGACCGATAACGGGGAGGAAGCCTTGAAAATGGCCGCCTCTACCGAATACGCCGTGGCTGTTCTCGATATGAAAATGCCGAAAATGAGCGGTCTTGATTTGATGGAGCTGCTCGCCAAAGATCATCCCACCATGAAGTATGTTTTTCTTTCGGGACACGGTTCCGAAACTGATTTCAAGGCCGGATGCGCCGCTGGATGCAGCTATTTGATCAAGCCGATTCAGATTGAAGATCTGGTGGCGAAAATTCAGGAAGCGCAAGGCTGA
- a CDS encoding cache domain-containing protein, with protein sequence MDIYEKIRPKFWDTDSGTGPGKNLFNYRRIWRIAIVILAVVALVPLMVMACIDYNVTQRSLESENLLRTARTTSNTRRTVAYFLEERTNALDFIAQHQGLSTLRQSQTLKRVFASLKNSFGGFVDIGIIDSQGRQVAYIGPHDFLGIDYSGQEWFTGTMERGTYTSDVFLGFRDEPHLVVARRVRDEKTGEDFVLRATLDTGKFNAILSSIDLPGGGDAFVVDTQGVIQTPSREHGDVFSKVDLFLPTYSERTSVNQILAKDGTDYTVGYAYVRGTPFIVLIVKKTATLMEPLETIRMELLWILVSSIIVILLVIVGVATYMVNKIYIADQTRARTLHRMEHTNRMASIGRLAAGVAHEINNPLSIINEKAGLIKDLFVFKKEYAHDDRLLSNIQSILDSVTRCGKITKRLLSFARHIDVEQDSIEFKDLADEVVDFLRKEAEYRSITITMDIPENLPPFVSDRGKLQQIFLNLINNAFQAMNDGGQLYIAARKITENRLIFSVDDDGCGIPEADMKRIFDPFFSTKKKRGGTGLGLSITYGLVQELGGTMAVESEVGKGTVFTIIMPLQGPHKA encoded by the coding sequence ATGGATATATACGAAAAAATCAGACCAAAGTTCTGGGACACCGATTCCGGAACCGGACCGGGGAAGAATCTGTTCAACTATCGACGCATTTGGCGGATCGCCATTGTTATTTTGGCGGTGGTTGCGTTGGTTCCCCTGATGGTCATGGCCTGCATCGACTATAACGTCACCCAGCGTTCTCTTGAATCGGAAAATCTTTTGCGCACGGCCCGAACGACATCCAACACACGTCGGACCGTGGCCTACTTTCTCGAAGAGCGCACCAATGCTCTCGACTTTATCGCCCAGCATCAGGGGCTGTCCACCTTGCGTCAAAGCCAGACCCTCAAAAGGGTGTTTGCCTCTCTGAAAAATAGTTTCGGTGGGTTCGTGGATATCGGCATCATCGATAGTCAGGGACGGCAGGTGGCGTATATCGGACCGCACGATTTTCTCGGCATTGATTACAGTGGACAGGAATGGTTCACCGGCACCATGGAGCGCGGAACCTACACCAGTGATGTGTTTCTCGGATTTCGTGATGAACCGCATCTGGTGGTGGCTCGGCGGGTTCGTGACGAAAAAACCGGAGAGGATTTTGTCCTCCGGGCAACATTGGATACTGGTAAGTTTAACGCCATTCTTTCCTCCATTGATCTTCCCGGAGGCGGAGACGCCTTTGTCGTGGACACGCAGGGAGTTATTCAGACGCCGTCTCGTGAACACGGGGATGTCTTTTCCAAGGTCGATCTGTTCTTGCCCACCTATTCCGAACGGACCAGTGTGAATCAGATTCTGGCAAAGGACGGTACCGACTATACCGTGGGGTATGCCTATGTTCGTGGAACGCCGTTTATTGTCCTGATTGTGAAAAAAACTGCGACCCTGATGGAACCATTGGAGACGATTCGCATGGAATTGCTGTGGATACTCGTTTCCAGTATCATTGTGATTCTTTTGGTTATCGTGGGAGTCGCGACCTATATGGTCAACAAAATTTACATTGCGGACCAGACCCGGGCGCGGACGTTGCACCGGATGGAGCATACCAACCGCATGGCCTCCATCGGACGACTGGCTGCCGGTGTGGCCCATGAGATCAACAATCCCTTGTCGATCATCAACGAAAAGGCTGGGCTGATTAAAGATCTGTTCGTGTTCAAAAAGGAATACGCGCACGACGATCGACTGCTTTCGAATATACAGTCCATTTTGGATTCAGTGACGCGGTGTGGCAAGATTACCAAGCGGTTATTGAGTTTTGCTCGCCATATCGATGTGGAACAGGATTCCATCGAATTCAAGGATTTGGCTGATGAAGTGGTCGATTTCCTGCGAAAGGAAGCCGAATATCGGTCAATTACCATTACCATGGATATTCCGGAAAACCTGCCGCCATTTGTTTCTGATCGTGGCAAGTTGCAACAAATTTTTCTCAACCTGATCAACAACGCGTTCCAGGCCATGAATGATGGCGGACAATTGTACATTGCCGCTCGCAAAATTACTGAAAATCGGCTGATTTTTTCCGTGGATGACGATGGATGCGGCATCCCGGAGGCTGATATGAAACGTATTTTTGACCCGTTTTTTTCAACCAAGAAAAAACGGGGTGGCACCGGTCTCGGACTGTCCATTACCTATGGGCTTGTTCAGGAACTGGGTGGCACCATGGCTGTGGAAAGTGAAGTTGGAAAAGGAACAGTGTTTACCATAATAATGCCCCTTCAGGGTCCACATAAGGCGTAA